One window from the genome of Solea solea chromosome 13, fSolSol10.1, whole genome shotgun sequence encodes:
- the abhd5a gene encoding 1-acylglycerol-3-phosphate O-acyltransferase ABHD5 codes for MSQVVGSMAEQEVTANRGVVNRVLSAVGVTGVVHSVWGYANTTIKWCWIPNWLPSWCPTSQSHLQTAEDMILRCVDSPFSKQHVPISSGNLLWTLSFSSTNVKHKTPLVLLHGFGGGVGLWAQNLDALSQNRHVFSLDLLGFGQSSRPQFSSDAQEAEDQFVESIEQWRAKMGLESMILLGHNLGGYLAVSYSIKYPGRVKHIVLVEPWGFPERPDTEEADRPIPMWIKALGAMFSPFNPLASLRVVGPLGPTLVQTLRPDFKRKYSAMFTDNTVSDYIYHLNVQTPSGETAFKTMTVPYGWAKRPMLHRMDQLEPDIPITIIYGSRSSVDSCSGITIKEMRPRSHVEIITIRGAGHYVYADQPEDFNHRVLQACNKVD; via the exons ATGAGTCAAGTTGTTGGAAGTATGGCCGAACAGGAGGTGACAGCGAACAGAGG GGTTGTTAACAGAGTGCTGTCAGCTGTTGGGGTTACCGGTGTGGTCCACAGTGTGTGGGGCTACGCGAACACAACAATAAA GTGGTGTTGGATCCCCAACTGGCTTCCATCATGGTGCCCCACCTCTCAGAGCCACCTACAGACTGCAGAGGACATGATACTCAGAT GTGTAGACAGTCCTTTCTCCAAACAGCATGTCCCCATTTCCAGTGGCAACCTCCTGTGGACCCTAAGCTTTAGCAGCACCAATGTGAAACACAAAACCCCGCTGGTTCTGCTCCATGGTTTCGGAGGTGGCGTAGGTCTTTGGGCTCAGAACCTGGATGCTCTCTCTCAGAACCGCCACGTCTTCTCTCTGGACTTACTGGGCTTCGGTCAGAGCAGCAGACCCCAGTTCTCTTCAGACGCCCAGGAAGCTGAGGACCAGTTTGTGGAGTCTATAGAACAATGGAGGGCTAAAATGGGTTTGGAGTCCATGATACTGCTAGGTCACAACCTTGGAGGATACCTGGCAGTGTCCTACTCCATCAAGTACCCAGGCAG AGTGAAGCACATTGTGCTGGTGGAACCCTGGGGTTTCCCTGAGCGTCCAGACACAGAAGAAGCTGATCGTCCCATCCCAATGTGGATCAAAGCTCTCGGGGCCATGTTCAGCCCCTTCAACCCTCTTGCTAGCCTGCGCGTGGTGGGACCACTGG GTCCCACTCTTGTCCAAACCCTAAGACCTGACTTCAAGAGGAAGTATTCCGCCATGTTCACAGACAACACCGTGTCAGATTACATCTACCACCTGAACGTGCAGACACCCAG TGGGGAAACGGCCTTTAAGACGATGACCGTTCCGTATGGCTGGGCGAAGAGGCCGATGCTGCACAGGATGGACCAGCTGGAGCCCGACATCCCCATCACCATCATCTACGGCTCACGCTCCAGCGTCGACAGCTGCTCAGGCATCACCATCAAGGAGATGAGACCTCGCTCTCATGTGGAGATTATT ACGATCCGTGGAGCCGGACACTACGTGTACGCCGACCAGCCCGAGGACTTCAACCACCGAGTTTTACAAGCGTGCAACAAAGTGGACTGA